The following are encoded in a window of Arvicanthis niloticus isolate mArvNil1 chromosome 1, mArvNil1.pat.X, whole genome shotgun sequence genomic DNA:
- the Fgf19 gene encoding fibroblast growth factor 19, whose amino-acid sequence MARKLNGRAVARALVLATLWLAVSGRPLVQQSQSVSDEDPLFLYGWGKITRLQYLYSAGPYVSNCFLHIRSDGSVDCQEDQNERNLLEFRAVALKTIAIKDVSSVRYLCMSADGKIYGLIRYSEEDCTFREEMDCLGYNQYRSMKHHLQIIFIKAKPREQLQDQKPSNFIPVFHQSFLETGDQLKSKMFSLPLESESMDPFRMVEDVDHLVKSPSFQK is encoded by the exons ATGGCGAGAAAGTTGAACGGGCGTGCGGTGGCCCGAGCCCTGGTCCTGGCCACTCTGTGGCTGGCCGTGTCTGGGCGTCCCCTGGTCCAGCAATCCCAGTCTGTGTCGGATGAAGATCCACTCTTTCTCTACGGCTGGGGCAAGATTACCCGCCTGCAGTACCTGTACTCCGCTGGTCCTTACGTCTCCAACTGCTTCCTACATATCCGGAGCGACGGCTCTGTGGACTGCCAGGAGGATCAGAACGAACGAA ATTTGTTGGAGTTCCGCGCGGTCGCTCTGAAGACGATTGCCATCAAGGACGTCAGTAGCGTGCGGTACCTGTGCATGAGCGCAGATGGCAAGATATACGGGCTG ATTCGATACTCAGAGGAAGACTGTACCTTCAGGGAGGAAATGGACTGTTTGGGCTACAACCAGTACAGATCTATGAAACACCACCTCCAGATCATCTTCATCAAGGCTAAGCCCAGAGAACAGCTCCAGGACCAGAAACCCTCAAATTTTATCCCCGTGTTCCACCAGTCCTTCCTTGAAACCGGAGACCAGCTGAAGTCTAAAATGTTCTCTCTGCCCCTGGAGAGCGAAAGCATGGACCCGTTCAGGATGGTGGAGGATGTAGACCACCTGGTGAAGAGTCCCAGCTTCCAGAAATGA
- the Lto1 gene encoding protein LTO1 homolog isoform X2, with translation MTGVRGPGESRDTAMAVEQDIFDAVVMADERFHGEGYQEGYEEGSSLGIAEGKQYGMLHGAKIGSEIGCYRGFALAWKCLLLSGTGEKDRKMKVVEALITLLQDFPYDDPTYEKFHEDLDRIRGKFRQLCSLLNVQPDFKVAAAGSGLAF, from the exons ATGACAGGAGTGCGAGGGCCCGGGGAGAGCCGAGACACCGCCATGGCCGTGGAGCAGGACATATTTGACGCCGTCGTGATGGCGGATGAGAG ATTTCATGGGGAGGGATATCAGGAAGGCTATGAAGAAGGCAGTAGCTTGGGAATCGCTGAAGGGAAGCAGTATGGCATGTTACATGGCGCCAAAATTGGATCTGAG ATTGGATGCTACCGGGGTTTTGCTCTTGCATGGAAGTGTCTCCTGCTCAGTGGCACTGGTGAGAAAGACAG GAAGATGAAGGTGGTAGAGGCTCTGATCACGCTGCTGCAGGACTTTCCCTATGATGATCCCACTTACGAGAAGTTCCATGAAGACCTGGACAGAATCAGAGGGAAATTCAGACAG CTGTGCTCACTGCTCAACGTGCAGCCGGACTTTAAGGTGGCTGCAGCAGGCTCTGGACTTGCGTTTTGA
- the Lto1 gene encoding protein LTO1 homolog isoform X1 — MTGVRGPGESRDTAMAVEQDIFDAVVMADERFHGEGYQEGYEEGSSLGIAEGKQYGMLHGAKIGSEIGCYRGFALAWKCLLLSGTGEKDSRKMKVVEALITLLQDFPYDDPTYEKFHEDLDRIRGKFRQLCSLLNVQPDFKVAAAGSGLAF; from the exons ATGACAGGAGTGCGAGGGCCCGGGGAGAGCCGAGACACCGCCATGGCCGTGGAGCAGGACATATTTGACGCCGTCGTGATGGCGGATGAGAG ATTTCATGGGGAGGGATATCAGGAAGGCTATGAAGAAGGCAGTAGCTTGGGAATCGCTGAAGGGAAGCAGTATGGCATGTTACATGGCGCCAAAATTGGATCTGAG ATTGGATGCTACCGGGGTTTTGCTCTTGCATGGAAGTGTCTCCTGCTCAGTGGCACTGGTGAGAAAGACAG CAGGAAGATGAAGGTGGTAGAGGCTCTGATCACGCTGCTGCAGGACTTTCCCTATGATGATCCCACTTACGAGAAGTTCCATGAAGACCTGGACAGAATCAGAGGGAAATTCAGACAG CTGTGCTCACTGCTCAACGTGCAGCCGGACTTTAAGGTGGCTGCAGCAGGCTCTGGACTTGCGTTTTGA